In Geotalea uraniireducens, one genomic interval encodes:
- a CDS encoding glycosyltransferase family 117 protein — translation MRASIAAFFRRIDPLAVLSISIPFAVYILTLAPSVTFFDSGEFITAIDSLGTAHSPGYPFFINYAKPFTWLPFGNIAFRVNIATAVSASIACYGVYLLVCYLIAADNRFRQRETVPIFVHGCALAAALVFAYSARLWLQSNHDKPYPLVSFLVAIVFYLLFRWRDLYDQGTEAPRYIYLGCFICGLATGAHQTIVLLIPSFAWLILAKNWRLVARVKELLLAVAFAILGFSIQLHMPIRATQNPLLNWGDSKTLEQFLWNILRKGYPSEPPDRDLHLLWQQLSAFNIPHEFTWIGVFLLAVGLLTSLGKNKDLVIAYVIGVICSLLVIVGYFNAQAELIFLTEEFFTPLYLLTAVFIGLGFWFLLRHGLATLRANQLKSLPVMLLVALFLLILPVTICAINYYENDQHENYVAFDYATNTFRSLPQGAVLFTWGDSGAFPLWYLQGVERMRTDLDLLHTPHLVFTWYLDSFPELFRYSMLRSLPGALNSAEDALKIAVAEQIERRPVFIDFSTRYSLPFPEYGLQQQGICYRLIKGGAGRVYAPDVAVWDLYSPRGYLSQMGFRDLDTGKAILIYASSRMEAGELLLRLGMRTEGIEQLRAAAVISPDLRFQVEGLLNAYGAGQ, via the coding sequence ATGAGAGCGAGTATTGCGGCATTCTTTAGACGTATCGATCCATTAGCTGTTTTGTCGATTAGTATCCCTTTTGCTGTCTATATATTGACACTTGCCCCCTCGGTGACGTTTTTTGACAGCGGTGAATTCATCACGGCAATTGATTCGTTAGGGACTGCCCATTCGCCAGGCTATCCGTTCTTTATCAATTACGCTAAACCGTTTACTTGGCTTCCATTTGGCAACATTGCCTTCAGGGTGAATATTGCTACGGCAGTTTCCGCTTCCATTGCCTGCTATGGGGTTTATTTGTTGGTCTGTTATCTTATTGCTGCCGACAATCGGTTCAGGCAACGAGAAACGGTCCCCATCTTTGTCCATGGCTGTGCTTTGGCCGCGGCACTCGTTTTTGCCTATTCAGCCCGGCTCTGGCTGCAATCCAATCATGACAAACCGTATCCTCTCGTTTCCTTTCTTGTCGCGATAGTATTTTACCTTCTTTTCCGCTGGCGCGACCTTTACGATCAAGGCACTGAGGCGCCCCGCTACATTTACCTCGGCTGCTTCATCTGTGGTCTGGCTACCGGCGCCCACCAGACTATTGTCTTGCTCATCCCCTCATTTGCCTGGTTGATTCTTGCCAAAAACTGGCGCTTGGTCGCGCGGGTCAAGGAACTGCTACTTGCCGTTGCTTTCGCCATCCTCGGGTTCTCCATTCAGTTGCATATGCCAATCAGGGCTACCCAAAACCCGCTCTTGAACTGGGGAGATTCCAAAACTCTCGAACAGTTTCTCTGGAACATCCTCCGCAAAGGATACCCCAGCGAACCGCCAGACCGCGATCTGCACCTGTTGTGGCAACAACTCTCGGCATTCAATATCCCCCATGAATTCACTTGGATAGGTGTTTTTTTACTGGCTGTCGGTTTATTGACATCGCTGGGTAAAAATAAGGATCTCGTGATTGCATACGTAATTGGGGTCATCTGTTCTCTTTTAGTGATAGTCGGCTATTTCAATGCGCAAGCGGAGCTGATTTTTCTTACGGAAGAGTTTTTTACGCCTCTCTACCTGCTGACGGCGGTCTTCATCGGACTCGGCTTCTGGTTTCTGTTGCGGCATGGGCTGGCAACTCTCCGTGCAAACCAGCTGAAGAGCTTGCCTGTAATGCTGCTGGTGGCGCTGTTTCTCCTGATATTGCCTGTAACAATTTGCGCCATCAATTATTACGAAAACGACCAGCACGAGAATTATGTTGCCTTCGACTATGCAACGAATACCTTCCGCTCCCTCCCACAGGGAGCGGTGCTCTTCACATGGGGCGACAGTGGGGCTTTTCCGCTTTGGTATCTACAGGGGGTGGAGCGGATGAGAACTGATCTTGATCTCCTTCATACTCCCCACTTGGTGTTTACCTGGTACCTGGACTCGTTCCCCGAGCTCTTCCGTTACAGTATGCTCAGATCGCTCCCCGGTGCGCTCAACTCTGCTGAGGATGCCCTGAAAATCGCCGTTGCGGAACAGATTGAACGCCGACCAGTCTTTATCGATTTCTCGACTCGCTATTCGTTGCCATTTCCCGAATATGGACTGCAGCAACAGGGAATCTGTTATCGATTGATCAAAGGGGGGGCCGGACGCGTTTATGCGCCAGACGTGGCGGTCTGGGATCTGTACAGCCCGCGTGGTTATCTGAGCCAGATGGGCTTTCGTGACCTCGATACGGGGAAGGCGATTCTAATCTATGCGAGCAGTCGAATGGAGGCTGGAGAATTGCTCTTGCGGCTGGGGATGCGTACAGAGGGGATCGAACAGCTCCGAGCGGCAGCGGTAATTTCTCCTGACCTTCGCTTCCAGGTTGAAGGGTTACTCAACGCGTACGGAGCCGGGCAATGA
- the tatC gene encoding twin-arginine translocase subunit TatC: MSDENLKVQPFLEHLVELRKRLIVCVVAVVIGMGLSWNISPDLLAFITKPITGQTYLTEIKKQIYQEIAKRSPAAYKHFELDKQANAPKQERMLNYSAPLEPFFVQCKISIITGFILALPVVFYQLWLFIAPGLTRRERRLVFPFVTVSTVSFCVGALFFLVIIWPVIINFSLSYEAEGLRSWFNLSAYVNFCLRLILVFGLIFELPILMLLLSRFGIVTYSFLARNRKYALLASAVVAAFHADLITMFVIMVPLYLMYEISIWLVLAFGKRKTGEAMADGETE; this comes from the coding sequence ATGTCCGATGAAAACTTGAAGGTTCAACCGTTCCTCGAGCACCTGGTGGAACTCCGGAAGCGGCTCATTGTCTGTGTCGTGGCAGTTGTCATTGGCATGGGGCTTTCATGGAACATTTCGCCCGACCTGCTTGCGTTTATTACCAAACCGATTACCGGGCAGACCTATCTAACAGAAATCAAAAAACAGATTTATCAAGAGATTGCCAAACGGTCTCCGGCCGCCTACAAACATTTCGAGCTCGACAAACAAGCAAACGCACCGAAACAGGAACGAATGCTGAACTACAGTGCGCCGCTCGAGCCGTTCTTCGTTCAGTGCAAGATTTCGATCATTACTGGTTTTATCCTTGCTTTGCCCGTGGTCTTCTACCAACTCTGGCTCTTTATTGCCCCGGGGCTTACCCGCCGCGAACGCCGGCTTGTTTTCCCTTTTGTAACGGTCAGCACCGTCAGCTTCTGTGTCGGAGCTCTTTTTTTCCTGGTCATCATCTGGCCGGTCATCATCAATTTCTCTCTTTCATATGAAGCCGAGGGATTGCGCAGCTGGTTCAATCTGAGCGCCTACGTGAATTTCTGCCTCCGATTGATCCTGGTGTTCGGGTTAATCTTCGAACTGCCGATCCTCATGCTTCTTCTGTCCCGCTTTGGTATTGTTACGTATTCGTTCCTTGCCCGGAACCGGAAATACGCATTGCTTGCCAGTGCGGTAGTGGCAGCATTTCATGCGGACCTGATCACCATGTTCGTGATCATGGTGCCACTCTATCTGATGTATGAGATCAGCATCTGGCTGGTTCTCGCGTTTGGTAAACGAAAGACGGGAGAAGCCATGGCAGACGGTGAAACGGAGTAG
- the rnr gene encoding ribonuclease R has translation MKQKKSTVIKFIREQGGTVYFKDLMLAFGINKAQRGNFKLFVEQLVASGELVRIRGNGYALPGDGNIVTGRLSTHPEGYGFVIPDDGGEDIYIPARYLQANMHGDLVEARVEILKRSGKKEGRITRTIERGVKRVVGRYHLEKGMGVVVPDELRITRQVVIPPKAAGDARDGQVVVADLTSWPTERQQAAGRISEILGWPDDPEVEVRSIIAKYELPFTFPPEVLAEAHAVPQEIRQADFGNRTDLRGHLTVTIDGETARDFDDAVCVKREAGGDIRLWVSIADVSHYVKPESPLDREAYLRGTSVYFPDRCIPMLPEELSNGICSLNPGVDRLTFTAEMLFGQEGDLKASTFYPAVIKSAARLTYTIVRQILVDRDETVLTAHRHLVADLEVMRELALRLMEKRRKRGSIDFDLPEPQIVLDLQGHTEAIVKAERNLAHRLIEEFMLAANEAVAAHIEQRSVPSLYRVHEPPDPAKLADFAEFIFNFGYQLRITEDGAAPRELQQLLDDAAGKPEERMINEVLLRCMKQARYSHENLGHFGLAARSYTHFTSPIRRYPDLVVHRILKEVLTGRVSEKMISRLEETLPAVAEQTSKRERVAMEAEREIVALKKVQFMRGKVGETFDGYITGVSSFGFFVELIELYVEGMVHVSTLKDDYYSYIEKQHSLVGQRSKKVFRIGDKVQVVVAAVSLERRQVEFVLSGLVVAQSEIEGNDDEAYRRVPISGKLPKGFAERRKRQTNGEKPGGPPRPKGRKPRR, from the coding sequence ATGAAACAGAAAAAAAGTACCGTTATCAAATTTATCCGCGAGCAGGGTGGGACTGTATATTTTAAAGACCTGATGCTTGCCTTTGGCATAAATAAGGCACAACGCGGAAATTTCAAACTATTTGTCGAGCAGTTGGTCGCCTCTGGCGAACTTGTCCGGATCAGAGGCAACGGCTACGCGCTTCCTGGGGATGGCAACATCGTGACCGGCCGGCTATCGACGCATCCGGAAGGATATGGTTTTGTTATTCCTGATGATGGGGGTGAAGATATCTACATCCCCGCCCGTTATCTTCAGGCCAATATGCACGGCGATCTCGTCGAAGCCCGGGTTGAGATATTGAAGCGTTCGGGGAAAAAAGAAGGCCGGATCACCCGCACTATCGAACGGGGAGTCAAACGGGTTGTCGGCCGATACCATCTCGAGAAGGGCATGGGCGTTGTCGTTCCAGACGAGCTGCGAATTACCCGGCAGGTGGTTATCCCGCCGAAAGCAGCGGGTGACGCCCGTGACGGCCAGGTTGTCGTTGCTGATTTGACTTCGTGGCCGACTGAGCGGCAACAGGCGGCGGGGCGAATTTCCGAAATTCTCGGCTGGCCTGACGACCCGGAAGTTGAAGTTCGTTCCATTATCGCGAAATACGAGTTGCCGTTCACGTTCCCGCCCGAAGTCCTCGCCGAGGCCCATGCTGTCCCCCAGGAGATCCGTCAGGCCGATTTTGGCAACAGAACCGATCTGCGCGGCCATCTGACCGTGACGATCGACGGAGAGACGGCGCGCGATTTTGACGACGCCGTTTGCGTCAAGCGGGAAGCCGGCGGCGATATCCGACTTTGGGTGTCGATTGCCGATGTTTCCCATTACGTCAAACCGGAGTCGCCTCTTGACCGTGAAGCCTATCTGCGCGGTACGTCGGTATATTTCCCCGACCGGTGCATTCCGATGCTCCCCGAAGAACTCTCGAACGGGATTTGCTCACTCAACCCCGGAGTCGACCGGCTGACCTTCACGGCGGAGATGCTGTTCGGCCAAGAGGGCGACCTGAAAGCGTCGACCTTTTACCCGGCGGTCATCAAAAGCGCCGCCCGTCTCACCTACACCATCGTCCGGCAAATCCTGGTTGATCGTGACGAGACAGTGTTGACGGCTCATCGTCACCTTGTTGCCGATCTTGAAGTAATGAGGGAGTTGGCGCTTCGCCTGATGGAAAAGCGGCGCAAGCGGGGAAGCATTGATTTCGACCTTCCAGAACCGCAGATTGTCCTCGATCTGCAGGGCCATACCGAGGCTATCGTCAAAGCCGAACGAAACCTTGCCCATCGGCTGATCGAGGAATTCATGCTGGCAGCCAATGAAGCGGTGGCTGCCCACATCGAACAGCGCTCCGTTCCGTCGTTGTACCGGGTCCACGAACCGCCGGATCCGGCGAAACTCGCCGATTTTGCCGAATTCATCTTCAATTTCGGCTACCAGCTGCGGATTACGGAAGATGGTGCCGCCCCCAGAGAGTTGCAGCAACTGCTCGACGATGCGGCGGGCAAACCCGAGGAGCGGATGATCAATGAGGTATTGCTCCGCTGCATGAAGCAGGCGCGCTATAGTCACGAAAATCTAGGGCATTTCGGTCTCGCCGCCCGAAGTTATACGCATTTCACTTCACCGATCCGGCGCTATCCCGATCTCGTGGTGCATCGTATCCTCAAGGAAGTCCTCACCGGCAGAGTGAGCGAAAAGATGATTTCCCGTCTGGAGGAGACACTGCCCGCCGTTGCCGAACAAACGAGCAAACGCGAACGGGTTGCTATGGAGGCGGAACGGGAGATCGTAGCCCTGAAAAAGGTCCAGTTCATGCGTGGCAAGGTCGGAGAGACCTTTGACGGCTACATTACCGGCGTGTCCTCCTTTGGATTTTTCGTTGAGCTGATCGAGCTCTACGTCGAAGGAATGGTCCACGTGTCAACTCTTAAGGATGACTATTACAGCTACATCGAAAAGCAACACTCCCTCGTCGGGCAGCGAAGCAAAAAGGTCTTTCGGATCGGTGATAAAGTGCAGGTTGTTGTCGCGGCAGTCAGCCTGGAGCGCCGGCAGGTTGAATTCGTGTTGAGTGGCCTGGTTGTGGCGCAAAGTGAAATCGAAGGCAACGACGATGAAGCATACCGGCGGGTGCCGATCAGTGGCAAGCTGCCGAAGGGGTTCGCTGAGCGCCGCAAGCGTCAGACCAACGGCGAGAAACCAGGCGGTCCGCCGCGGCCAAAAGGGCGAAAACCGCGGCGGTGA
- a CDS encoding bifunctional riboflavin kinase/FAD synthetase, which produces MIVFRNIDEIHERLPHPVVTIGNFDGVHLGHREIFRRVTQAAATLGGVSMVVTFIPHPLKVLGLKRELRLINTYPEKELLIETSGIDYLLTIPFTREFAALSAEYFVREILVGKIGIKRLVIGYDYAFGKNREGSIELLNRLGKELGFTVEVLEQVGHDNIVYSSTAVRKMIAEGQVREVVKLIGRHFSLGGTVEHGKHRGKELGFPTANIVTEKELVPKPGVYAVKVKIDGAEYDGACNIGNNPTFGNERVTIEVFIFNFTEDLYGRELRLYFVDRIRDERKYPDVSTLKAAIAADIERCRALLANVSIIEYHEYLDGDRP; this is translated from the coding sequence ATGATCGTTTTCAGGAACATTGATGAAATTCATGAGCGGCTACCTCATCCGGTGGTGACAATCGGGAACTTCGATGGCGTGCATCTGGGGCACCGGGAGATCTTCCGCCGGGTGACACAGGCCGCTGCGACATTGGGGGGCGTATCGATGGTCGTGACCTTCATACCTCACCCCCTGAAGGTTCTCGGGCTCAAACGCGAACTGCGCCTCATCAATACCTATCCGGAAAAAGAACTGCTTATCGAAACATCCGGAATTGATTACCTGTTAACGATTCCGTTCACCCGCGAATTTGCCGCGCTCAGCGCCGAATATTTCGTTCGCGAAATCCTGGTCGGTAAAATCGGCATCAAGAGGCTGGTGATCGGTTACGACTATGCTTTCGGCAAAAATCGCGAGGGAAGCATTGAATTGCTCAACCGGCTCGGCAAGGAGCTCGGTTTCACGGTTGAGGTGCTCGAACAGGTCGGCCATGACAATATCGTCTACAGCAGCACTGCCGTTCGAAAAATGATCGCCGAGGGGCAGGTCCGGGAGGTTGTCAAGCTGATCGGCCGGCATTTTTCTCTCGGTGGCACGGTGGAGCATGGCAAGCATCGCGGCAAGGAGCTTGGCTTTCCCACCGCAAACATTGTCACTGAGAAGGAGCTCGTCCCGAAACCGGGAGTCTATGCCGTGAAGGTTAAAATCGATGGTGCTGAGTACGATGGCGCATGCAATATCGGCAACAATCCAACCTTTGGCAATGAGCGCGTTACTATTGAAGTCTTTATCTTCAATTTCACGGAAGACCTGTACGGTCGAGAGTTGCGGCTGTATTTTGTCGACCGGATTCGAGACGAACGAAAATACCCGGATGTCTCTACACTCAAGGCCGCCATTGCCGCCGACATCGAGCGGTGCCGGGCGTTGCTGGCAAATGTTTCGATTATTGAATACCATGAATACCTGGATGGGGATCGCCCGTGA
- a CDS encoding class I SAM-dependent methyltransferase → MEWYPTPSYLVKRQAILDALATVPYRSVLEVGCGMGDLLSVLASRGFSGLGIDVAKEAVAAARQQVDNQAIAVEQLDITEVKQRYEVVIASEVMEHCPDDLGFLRELRRCLIDNGYLIITVPAHMAKWGANDDLCGHIRRYERDDLRRKIEQAGFEPLFIHSYGVPIYNVMKPFYDRAVKRQSLESVDLAERTKSSSGMRLLPRLKTVFALCFNNITMAPFYGLQRLFYASDLGNGYLAVARPKSVPEATRS, encoded by the coding sequence ATGGAGTGGTATCCGACCCCGAGCTATCTGGTAAAACGCCAGGCAATCCTTGATGCCCTGGCTACCGTCCCCTATCGGTCGGTTCTTGAAGTCGGTTGCGGCATGGGAGATTTGCTGTCCGTACTTGCAAGCCGCGGTTTTAGCGGATTAGGGATCGATGTGGCTAAAGAGGCAGTAGCTGCTGCCCGCCAGCAAGTTGACAACCAGGCAATTGCGGTTGAGCAACTGGACATTACCGAGGTCAAACAGCGCTATGAGGTTGTCATTGCCTCCGAAGTTATGGAGCACTGCCCCGACGATCTCGGTTTTCTGCGCGAGCTGCGCCGATGTCTGATCGACAATGGCTATCTGATCATCACGGTTCCGGCACATATGGCCAAATGGGGAGCCAATGACGATCTGTGCGGCCACATCAGGAGGTATGAGCGGGACGATCTGCGCCGGAAGATAGAGCAGGCCGGCTTTGAACCGCTTTTCATTCACTCGTACGGAGTGCCAATCTACAACGTGATGAAACCATTTTACGACCGGGCGGTCAAACGGCAGTCCCTGGAATCTGTCGACCTCGCAGAACGGACGAAATCGAGCAGCGGCATGCGACTCCTGCCCCGCTTGAAAACTGTTTTTGCGTTGTGTTTCAACAACATAACCATGGCCCCGTTTTACGGCTTGCAGCGGCTCTTCTACGCGAGCGATCTCGGCAATGGCTATCTTGCCGTTGCCCGACCGAAATCTGTGCCAGAGGCAACCAGATCATGA
- a CDS encoding lysylphosphatidylglycerol synthase transmembrane domain-containing protein, whose amino-acid sequence MTAVLFDRRLWLGIGISAGCLLLLVRSVNGTDVLHALGGVNGWYLIPAVAITFLGYFFRAIRWRYLLAPLKKSSLANLYSATLIGYMANNLLPARLGEFVRAYALADRERLESSSVFATLVLDRLADGFTVLLLLLVTVFTLHLPAGHQSVQEGLFIGGYATLALYVTVIIFLVLLKKNTLKTLRFLERLLRPFPARLSSKVIPLIGSFLAGVRISPVGAERWGIVISSLVIWGLAILPIDLACRAFGLALPLPVSAFILVLLVFAVMIPASPGFVGTYHAACVYGLLAFGVSREEALSIAIVIHGINFFPVIIAGLFSLWKANLSLGALGKRAGK is encoded by the coding sequence GTGACGGCAGTGCTGTTTGACCGGCGTCTCTGGTTGGGGATCGGCATCAGTGCCGGTTGCCTGCTGTTACTCGTCCGTTCGGTAAACGGCACGGACGTGCTTCATGCCCTGGGTGGTGTTAACGGCTGGTACCTGATCCCGGCAGTAGCCATAACTTTTCTCGGTTATTTTTTCAGAGCGATCCGCTGGCGCTACCTGTTGGCCCCCCTGAAAAAGTCGTCTCTTGCCAATCTCTATTCGGCAACACTCATCGGCTACATGGCCAACAACCTTCTCCCGGCTCGGCTTGGTGAATTCGTCAGGGCGTATGCCCTGGCTGACCGCGAACGGCTGGAATCAAGTTCAGTTTTCGCGACCCTCGTTCTCGATCGCCTTGCCGACGGTTTCACCGTTTTGCTCTTGCTGTTGGTAACGGTTTTCACTCTTCATCTCCCGGCCGGCCACCAGTCGGTACAGGAAGGTTTGTTCATCGGTGGTTATGCGACTCTAGCTCTGTATGTGACGGTGATCATCTTCCTTGTCCTGCTCAAGAAAAACACCCTTAAAACGTTACGTTTCCTCGAGCGCCTGTTGCGTCCCTTTCCCGCACGCTTGAGCAGCAAGGTGATACCGCTGATCGGTTCGTTCCTCGCAGGGGTAAGAATTTCCCCGGTCGGTGCCGAACGGTGGGGAATCGTGATCTCCTCGCTGGTCATCTGGGGGCTGGCCATCTTGCCAATTGATCTGGCCTGCCGAGCTTTCGGCCTGGCTTTACCGTTGCCGGTTTCCGCCTTTATTCTGGTGTTACTGGTTTTTGCCGTAATGATTCCGGCCTCGCCCGGCTTCGTCGGGACCTACCATGCGGCTTGTGTGTATGGTTTGCTGGCCTTTGGTGTTTCTCGTGAGGAAGCATTGAGCATTGCCATCGTCATTCATGGCATCAACTTCTTCCCGGTAATCATTGCCGGGCTTTTCAGCCTTTGGAAGGCAAACCTCTCGCTTGGCGCCCTTGGTAAAAGAGCTGGCAAATGA